From a single Sinomonas atrocyanea genomic region:
- the serS gene encoding serine--tRNA ligase, producing the protein MIDVKDLTENPDKYRASQRARGADEALVDSIIAADTRRRASLTEYESLRAQQNVYGKKVAAAKGEEKQALLAEVKDLAQKVKAAQATADEAQGEMDELMRVVPNLIVEGVPAGGEDDYAVVKTVGTPRDFAAEGFEPRDHLELGELLGAIDMERGAKVSGSRFYFLRGVGARLELALLQMAMDQAVQNGFIPMITPTLVRPETMQGTGFDVAHDAEIYRLAEDDLYLVGTSEVALAGYHADEILDLAGGPIRYAGWSSCYRREAGSHGKDTRGIIRVHQFNKVEMFIYCPQEEAEAEHARLLAWEEEMLAKVELPYRVIDTAAGDLGMSAARKFDCEAWVPTQGRYRELTSTSNCTGFQARRLNIRERVLDAEGASKGTRAVATLNGTLATTRWIVAILEHHQNADGSVNVPAALRPYLGGLEVLPVL; encoded by the coding sequence GTGATCGACGTCAAGGACCTTACTGAGAATCCGGACAAGTACCGTGCGAGCCAGCGCGCCCGCGGGGCGGACGAGGCGCTCGTCGACTCGATCATCGCTGCCGACACGCGGCGCCGCGCATCGCTGACCGAGTACGAGTCGCTGCGCGCCCAGCAGAACGTGTACGGCAAGAAGGTCGCCGCCGCCAAGGGCGAGGAGAAGCAGGCGCTCCTGGCCGAGGTGAAGGACCTCGCGCAGAAGGTCAAGGCCGCGCAGGCCACTGCCGACGAGGCGCAGGGCGAGATGGACGAGCTCATGCGCGTCGTGCCGAACCTCATCGTCGAGGGCGTCCCGGCCGGCGGCGAGGATGACTACGCGGTCGTCAAGACCGTCGGCACGCCCCGCGACTTCGCGGCCGAGGGCTTCGAGCCGCGCGACCACCTCGAGCTCGGCGAGCTCCTCGGCGCGATCGACATGGAGCGCGGTGCCAAGGTCTCCGGCTCGCGGTTCTACTTCCTGCGCGGAGTCGGGGCCCGGCTCGAGCTGGCCCTCCTGCAGATGGCCATGGACCAGGCCGTCCAGAACGGCTTCATCCCGATGATCACCCCCACGCTCGTGCGTCCGGAGACGATGCAGGGCACCGGGTTCGACGTCGCGCACGACGCCGAGATCTACCGCCTGGCCGAGGACGACCTCTACCTCGTGGGCACCTCGGAGGTGGCCCTGGCCGGCTACCACGCCGACGAGATCCTCGACCTCGCCGGCGGCCCGATCCGCTACGCCGGCTGGTCCTCGTGCTACCGGCGCGAGGCGGGTTCGCACGGCAAGGACACCCGCGGGATCATCCGCGTGCACCAGTTCAACAAGGTCGAGATGTTCATCTACTGCCCGCAGGAGGAGGCCGAGGCGGAGCACGCCCGCCTGCTCGCGTGGGAAGAGGAGATGCTCGCCAAGGTCGAGCTGCCCTACCGGGTCATCGACACCGCCGCCGGGGACCTCGGCATGAGCGCGGCCCGCAAGTTCGACTGCGAGGCCTGGGTCCCCACCCAGGGACGCTACCGCGAGCTGACCTCGACCTCGAACTGCACCGGCTTCCAGGCCCGCCGGCTCAACATCCGCGAGCGCGTGCTCGACGCCGAGGGCGCGTCCAAGGGGACGCGCGCCGTCGCGACGCTCAACGGCACCCTCGCCACGACGCGCTGGATCGTGGCCATCCTCGAGCACCACCAGAATGCCGATGGCTCCGTGAACGTGCCCGCGGCCCTGCGCCCGTACCTCGGCGGCCTCGAGGTCCTCCCCGTCCTGTAG
- a CDS encoding HAD family hydrolase, producing the protein MTTTLNAGIDDQRTAFNRRLIGLDVDGTLVDHYGHMSPAIRELGAAVVQAGHEVVIATGRSLGATLPVVELLGVDHGYAVCSNGGVTVQIHAGADGGYTVIDRRSFDPAPALKALRHRLPNAKYALEDIQGNFLSTERFQDASFGVEATGVTFEELLEAEAVRLVVFSTDSTAEEFGTAVQSIGLHGVTYSVGWTAWLDIAAQGVTKASGLENVRELLGVDRAHTVAIGDGRNDIEMLQWAGRGVAMGQAPAEVKAAANEVTATVEEDGAAAVLRSLL; encoded by the coding sequence ATGACAACAACGCTGAATGCTGGCATCGATGACCAGCGAACTGCCTTCAACCGCAGGCTGATCGGCCTCGACGTGGACGGGACCCTCGTCGACCACTACGGCCACATGTCCCCGGCCATCCGCGAGCTCGGCGCCGCGGTCGTCCAGGCGGGCCACGAGGTCGTGATCGCCACCGGCCGCTCCCTGGGGGCCACGCTCCCGGTCGTCGAGCTGCTCGGCGTGGACCACGGGTACGCCGTCTGCAGCAACGGCGGCGTGACGGTGCAGATCCACGCGGGCGCCGACGGCGGGTACACGGTGATCGACCGGCGCTCCTTCGACCCCGCCCCGGCGCTCAAGGCGCTGCGCCACCGCCTCCCGAACGCCAAGTATGCCCTTGAGGACATCCAGGGCAACTTCCTCTCCACCGAGCGCTTCCAGGATGCGAGCTTCGGCGTCGAGGCCACCGGTGTGACCTTCGAGGAGCTCCTCGAGGCCGAGGCCGTCAGGCTCGTCGTGTTCTCCACCGACTCGACCGCCGAGGAGTTCGGCACGGCGGTGCAGTCGATCGGCCTGCACGGCGTGACCTACTCGGTGGGCTGGACCGCGTGGCTGGACATCGCGGCCCAGGGCGTGACCAAGGCCAGCGGCCTCGAGAACGTGCGCGAGCTGCTCGGCGTCGACCGCGCCCACACGGTCGCGATCGGCGACGGCCGCAACGACATCGAGATGCTCCAGTGGGCCGGCCGCGGCGTGGCCATGGGGCAAGCGCCGGCCGAGGTCAAGGCCGCCGCCAACGAGGTCACCGCGACCGTTGAGGAGGACGGTGCCGCCGCCGTCCTCCGCTCGCTCCTCTAA
- a CDS encoding inorganic diphosphatase, protein MKHDVTIEIPRGSRVKYEVDHETGRVRLDRVLFTSMQYPTHYGYFEDTLGEDGDPLDALVWYPDVDLFPGIVMEARPIAIFNMEDESGGDAKLVCVPADKRFDHIQEASDLDEFLIKEIEHFFTRYKDLEPGKWVKPAGWADRAAAEAELEASIKRFEAQGH, encoded by the coding sequence ATGAAGCACGATGTCACGATCGAGATCCCGCGCGGCTCGCGCGTGAAGTACGAGGTGGACCACGAGACCGGCCGCGTCCGCCTGGACCGCGTCCTCTTCACCTCGATGCAGTACCCGACGCACTACGGCTACTTCGAGGACACCCTCGGCGAGGACGGCGACCCGCTCGACGCGCTCGTCTGGTACCCGGACGTCGACCTGTTCCCGGGGATCGTCATGGAGGCGCGCCCGATCGCGATCTTCAACATGGAGGACGAGTCGGGCGGCGACGCCAAGCTCGTGTGCGTCCCGGCGGACAAGCGCTTCGACCACATCCAGGAGGCGTCCGACCTGGACGAGTTCCTCATCAAGGAGATCGAGCACTTCTTCACCCGCTACAAGGACCTCGAGCCGGGCAAGTGGGTCAAGCCGGCCGGCTGGGCCGACCGCGCGGCCGCCGAGGCCGAGCTCGAGGCCTCGATCAAGCGCTTCGAGGCGCAGGGACACTAG